The Dioscorea cayenensis subsp. rotundata cultivar TDr96_F1 chromosome 7, TDr96_F1_v2_PseudoChromosome.rev07_lg8_w22 25.fasta, whole genome shotgun sequence genome includes a region encoding these proteins:
- the LOC120265699 gene encoding heavy metal-associated isoprenylated plant protein 6-like, with translation MVPEVLEKARVMELQVRMDCNGCVQKIKKAMHNIDGVYDVYIDFPQQKLTVVGRADPEKILKAIKKTRKIATICSHTEPPAEPAPPNPENEPAPAEPAPPPAEPEPPKEAPPAAPAEEKKEEVKPSAEAEATSAEPKDVEEVHMVHYYPQNGPYYVSHGYNSTYRAPVYVSGYGFGRPVGRDFIRVMSGSEAYAAAAADDHYYYARNYHSGDHGNNITSVFSDENPNACAIV, from the exons ATGGTTCCGGAAGTACTAGAG AAAGCTAGAGTGATGGAGTTACAAGTCCGTATGGACTGTAATGGTTGTGTTCAGAAAATCAAGAAGGCGATGCACAACATTGATG GTGTGTATGATGTATATATTGATTTTCCACAGCAGAAGTTGACAGTGGTGGGAAGAGCAGACCCTGAGAAAATACTAAAAGcaatcaagaaaacaagaaagatagcCACAATTTGCTCCCACACTGAACCACCTGCAGAACCAGCACCACCAAACCCAGAGAATGAACCAGCTCCGGCCGAACCTGCTCCACCTCCGGCAGAGCCAGAGCCTCCGAAAGAAGCTCCTCCGGCAGCACCGGccgaagagaagaaagaagaagttaAACCTTCAGCAGAAGCTGAAGCAACCTCAGCTGAACCTAAAGATGTAGAAGAGGTTCATATGGTGCATTATTATCCACAGAATGGTCCATACTATGTGAGTCATGGATACAACAGTACTTATAGAGCACCAGTTTATGTATCAGGGTATGGATTTGGAAGACCAGTGGGAAGAGATTTCATCAGAGTAATGAGTGGAAGTGAAGCttatgctgctgctgctgctgatgatCATTATTATTATGCTAGGAATTACCACAGTGGTGATCATGGAAACAATATTACTTCTGTTTTCAGTGATGAGAATCCTAATGCTTGTGCAATAGTTTAA
- the LOC120265762 gene encoding pathogenesis-related protein 1-like produces the protein MSSTFEVETSIPASRMFKAAVLEWHNLGPKIVPEHIKSIDFIHGDGSAGSIRQINFTPALPFVFAKERLDSIDHNNFEVKNTTIEGGDVGTKLECYSTHSKFTPTSSGGSIVKVTVTVKILPGVKPGDEQAKEKEAITKAIKATEAYLLAHPTVCV, from the exons atgaGTTCAACCTTTGAGGTCGAGACTTCTATCCCTGCCAGCCGTATGTTCAAGGCCGCTGTCCTTGAGTGGCACAATCTTGGCCCAAAGATCGTTCCAGAGCATATTAagagcattgattttatccatgGTGATGGCAGTGCCGGAAGTATCAGGCAAATCAACTTCACtccag CGTTGCCTTTTGTATTTGCTAAGGAGCGTCTTGATTCAATTGACCATAACAATTTTGAGGTCAAAAATACCACCATTGAAGGTGGAGATGTGGGAACTAAATTAGAGTGTTATTCCACACATTCAAAATTTACACCAACTAGCAGTGGAGGAAGCATTGTCAAAGTAACCGTAACAGTCAAAATCCTCCCTGGAGTCAAGCCTGGTGACGagcaagcaaaggaaaaggAGGCGATCACCAAAGCTATCAAGGCTACTGAGGCTTATCTCTTGGCACACCCTACTGTTTGTGTTTAA
- the LOC120265725 gene encoding pathogenesis-related protein 1-like encodes MSSTIEVETSIPASRMFKAAVLEWHNLGPKIVPEHIKSIDFIHGDGSAGSIRQINFTPALPFAFAKERLDSIDHNNFEVKNTTIEGGDVGTKLECYSTHSKFTPTSSGGSIVKITVTVKILPGVKPGDEQAKEKEAITKAIKATEAYLLAHPTVCA; translated from the exons atgaGTTCAACCATTGAGGTCGAGACTTCTATCCCTGCCAGCCGTATGTTCAAGGCCGCTGTCCTTGAGTGGCACAATCTTGGCCCAAAGATCGTTCCAGAGCATATTAagagcattgattttatccatgGTGATGGCAGTGCCGGAAGTATCAGGCAAATCAACTTCACtccag CGTTGCCTTTTGCATTTGCTAAGGAGCGTCTTGATTCAATTGACCATAACAATTTTGAGGTCAAAAATACCACCATTGAAGGTGGAGATGTGGGAACTAAATTAGAGTGTTATTCCACACATTCAAAATTTACACCAACTAGCAGTGGAGGAAGCATTGTCAAAATAACCGTAACAGTCAAAATCCTCCCTGGAGTCAAGCCTGGTGACGagcaagcaaaggaaaaggAGGCGATCACCAAAGCTATCAAAGCCACTGAGGCTTATCTCTTGGCACACCCTACTGTTTGTGCTTAA